One Microplitis mediator isolate UGA2020A chromosome 3, iyMicMedi2.1, whole genome shotgun sequence DNA segment encodes these proteins:
- the LOC130665906 gene encoding uncharacterized protein LOC130665906: MEDKKSVIAYELHRLARRNYQRHHVDIRALNETWQADLVEMIPYATVNKGNKYLLAVIDIFSKYGWAVPIKSKSGSDVTSAMKSIFQQGRVPENLHVDQGKEFYNKEFCCNSIKN, translated from the exons atggaggacaaaaaatcagtaatagcGTATGAGTTGCACAGACTAGCACGCAGAAATTACCAACGTCATCATGTTGACATACGAGCActtaatgaaacttggcaAGCTGATCTAGTTGAAATGATTCCTTATGCAACAGTAAATAAAGGAAACAAATATCTGCTAGCTgtcatagatattttttcaaagtatgGTTGGGCTGTACCgattaaaagtaaaagtggCAGTGATGTCACTAGTGCAATGAAATCTATATTTCAACAAGGACGTGTACCAGAAAATCTGCATGTTGACCAAGGCAAAGaattttacaataaagaaTTTTGTTGC aactcaattaaaaattaa